CGCGGACCGAGAAGCCGTTGCCGTTGCCGAGGTTGCAGATCAGGTGTTCGCCGGCGGTCGCCGCGTCCAGCGCGAGCAGATGCGCCTCGGCGAGGTCGGCGACATGGATGTAGTCGCGGACACAGGTGCCGTCCGGGGTCGGGTAGTCGTCACCGAACACCGAGATGGACTCGCGTTTGCCGAGGGCGACCTGCAGCACCAGCGGGATGAGATGCGACTCGGGGTCGTGGCGTTCGCCGCACATGATGTTCCCCGACGGGCCGTACGCGCCCGCCACGTTGAAGTACCGAAGGGACACGGCCGCGAGGCCGTGCGCCCCGGCCTCGCCCGTGATCATGTGGTCGACGGCGAGCTTGGATGCGCCGTACGGACTGGTGGGAGCCATCGGGTCGGTCTCGGTGATCAGTGTGGAGACCGGCTCGCCGTACGTCGCCGCGGTGGACGAGAAGACCAGCTTGCGGACACCCGCGTACCGCATGGCGGCAAGCAGCGCCGTGGTCCCGCCGACGTTGTTCGTCCAGTACTTCTCGGGGTTGACCACCGACTCGCCGACCTGCGAGAAGGCCGCGAAGTGCAGCACCGCGTCGTACGAGGAATCCAGCCACTTGGCCGCGTCCTGGATCCGGCCCTCGATGAACTCGGCGTCCGCCGGAACCCCTTCCAGGAACCCGGTCGAGAGGTCGTCGAGCACGGTCACCCGGTGGCCGGCTTCCAGCAGATGCTGCGCCACCACGCTGCCGACGTATCCCGCACCGCCGGTGACAAGGTACTTCTTCTGCGGCATGCTGCTCACTCGCTCGCTACCTCTCGCAGTCTCTCAGCCGCGGTTTCCGGCGGCACGTCATTGATGAACACGCTCATACCGGACTCGGAACCCGCGAGGAACTTGAGCTTGCCGGAAGCCCGGCGGACGGTGAAAAGCTCGAGATGGAGTCCGAAGTCACTCCGGCCGGCATCTGCGAAGGGCGCCTGGTGCCATGCCGCGATGTACGGCGTCGGCGGTTCGCCCGCACCGAAGATCCGGTCGAAGCGCCTCAACAGTTCCAGATAGATCTGTGGGAACTCTGTGCGCGCCGCGTCGTCCAGCGCCCGCAGGTCCGGCACGCGCCGCAGCGGGTACAGATGCACCTCGTACGGCCAGTGCGCCGCATACGGCACGAACGCGACCCAGTGCCGGCCCTCCAGCACCACCCGTACGCGCTGCTCACGCTCGCGCGCGACAAGGTCGTCGAAAAGATTGCGGCCGGTCTCCGCCCGGTGTCCGGCGGCCGAGCGCAGCATCAGCGCGGTGCGCGGGGTGACGAAGGGGTACGCGTAGATCTGGCCGTGCGGGTGCCCCAGCGTCACCCCGATCTCGGCGCCTCGGTTCTCGAAGCAGAAGACCTGCTCCACCTGTGGAAGTCCGGCGAGCTCGGCGGTGCGGTCGGTCCAGGCCTCCAGCACCAGCGAGGCCTGTTCCTCTCCGAGGTCGGCGAACGACGCGTCGTGGTCGGAGGTGAAGCAGACGACCTCGCAGCGGCCGGAGTCGCCGGCCAGGGACGGAAAGCGGTTCTCGAAGACGGCGACGTCGTAGTCGGCGGCCGGGATCTCGCTGAGGCGGCCGTCCCTGGACGGGCAGAGCGGGCATGCGTCGGCCGGCGGGTGGTAGGTGCGGCCCTGACGGTGCGAGGCGATGGCGACCGAGTCGCCGAGCAGCGGGTCGCGGCGGACCTCGGAGATGGTGGAGATCGGGTCGAGCGGCCGCAGGTCGACGGCGTCGCGTACGGCGTCATCGCGGGAGTCGTAGTAGAGCAGCTCACGACCGTCGGCGAGCCGGGTCGACGTCTTCTTCACTCTGGAGCTCCCTCAGCCTCCCAGCAAACAGAACCGCACATAACAAATCACAAGCCAACAGTCGTCGTCAATGGGCATGCAGCATGCGCTTACTTAGGACATTTCAACCCTGGGTGAAACAGGCGAACCGTGGGTGAGAACCGGGGCCGGCCGTACCGGTCTTCGGTACGGGGACGGCGGCGACCAGGGCCAACAGCCATCAGGAAGGCGCTGGACATCTCCGGAAGGGCGGCGCGGGCCGCGCCTCGGCGATCGTCGCCCCTATTCGTCCTGCGCGCTATTCGTCTTGCGCGCTCCTGATCGCCCTCGGCACGCTCTACGCCGCGCCCAAGTCCGAGGGCCACAGACCCCGCGACCACAGACCCCGCGACCACAGACTCCGAGGCCACGGACCCGAGGACGCAGACCCGAGGACGCAGATCCCCCGAGGACGCGTAACGCCTACTCCGCCGCCGGTCCCGGCGACGAGACGGTCGTCGCCCGGTCCAGCAGTCCGGTGCGCGCCGCCAACGCCGCCGCCTCCAGCCGGGAGCCCACTCCCAGTTTCATCAGCACCCGCTGCACATGCGTACGAGCCGTGCTCGGGGCTATCCCCATCCCGGCCGCGATCAGCCGGGTGTCCTCGCCCTCAGCGACCCTGACCAGTACCTCGACCTCGCGCGGAGTGAGCAGGTGCAGCAGTCGCTGGCCCTCGTCATCCGGCTGCGCGGCCGGGTTGAGCAGCTCGGCGAACGCGCCCTGCAGCAGCTGCGGAGCCACCACCGCCTCGCCCGCCCGCGCCTTGACCATCGCCCGCTCGACGCCCTCGATCCGCTCATCGTGACGTACGTAGCCGGAGGCGCCGGCCGCGAAGGCCGCGGCGATCCCCCGTGGGCTCGGCACCGGGCCGAGGACCACCACAGCCACCTGAGGGCGCTCCCGCTTGATCTTCACGATCGGGTCGAAGGCGCCCGGTTCCGCGGGTGTCGCCGTGCCCATCAGGCACACCTCGGGCGCTCGGGCCACCACCAGCTCGGCCGCCCCGGCCGCGGGAGCGGCCGCCGCGAGCACCCGGTGCCCACGCAGCTTCAAGGCCGAGGCGAGTGCCTCGGCGAGCAGTCGGTGATCATCGACCACTACGAGCCGCACGCCCATCGAGCAACCCCCATCCCCGCGAGCTGGCCCCCCGGCCCTCCTGACCCGGCAAGCTACACGCTTGTTCGACGTGGCGCGCCCCTAACTCGGCAGAAGCCCCCCAGAATGCCGAATTCTTCGCCAAACAGGGCCACAACAGCGCTTGTCATGACCGTGGCCCGGTACATCGGAGAACCGATGTACCGGGCCACTGGCCGGAATTGTGCCGCGTGCGGCATGCGCCCTGTCGGAGATCAGTCCGCCGTGCTGAAGGCGACAGCCAGGTACTTCTTCCCGAACGAGGACGAGGACGACGACGGCTTGCTCATCAGGACCGCGCCCACGTACAGGCGGCCGTTCGCATAGCGGTACTCGGCGAAGTCCGTGGAGAAGCTGGTCTCCGCCTCCCGTACCGCCTTGTCGGCCGGATTGTCCATCAGCACCGTCTGCTTGAAGGTGCTGCCGTCGATGCTGACGATCTGGCCGCCCTTGTCGTAGGGAGGCCACTTGTACGCGATGATGTTGCCGCCGTCCATCCGGATCGGGAACATCGTGTAGCGGTCGCCCGCGTCCGCACGGTCGCTGGTGGGCTTTCCGGTGGCGAGGTCGTAGGACACGATCTCGTTGGTGTCGCCGTACTCGCCCGTGCCCTCGTGGTCCGCGGTCGGCAGGTAGAGCCTGCCGTTTCCGACGACGGCCTTCTGGCAGGTCTCGACCTCGGTGGAGCCGCACCTGGCCTGGAACTTGTCACCCGTCGCCGAGATCTTGGCGCGCAGCGCACCCTTGTCGTCGAGCGAGAAGAAGTCCGAGATGCCGCCCGAACCGGTGTCGCCGACGTCTGCGGCGACGACCAGTGGCTTGGTGGAGATGACGCTCGCGTAGCCGACGCCGGGCGGCATCTTGTACGAGAACAGCGGGGTGCCGTTGGCCGGGTTCAGGCCCTGGATGATGACCTGCGGGTTGTCGTACGAACCGCATTTGCGGGCGGCGACGAGCGCCGGGCCCCCGCCGTACCCCATGTCGTAGCAGCCCTCGGCATTGGCCGTGGGCTTCCAGCGGACGGCGCCGCTGTTGAGGTCGAACGCCGCGCCGCCGTCGGTGCCGCCCCCGGCGACCGTGGTACCGCTCTGGGTGACCTCGGTGAAATTGACCTTGCCGTCACCGCTGGAGGCGCCGGTGACGGACTTGCTCCACAGCAGTTTGCCGGTGCCGAGATCGACGACGCCGACCTCGGTGCACGGCTGGTAGTTCTTCGGCGGAGTCCGCTTGGCGGCCTCGAAGACGATCGCGGCCTTGTTGTCCTCGGAGAGGTGCCGGGAAGCCGCGCAGATCTGGCCCGCGAGCGGGAGGGTCCACAGCGGGGTGCCCTTGGCCGCGTCGTAGCCGACAAGGGAGTTGACCCCTGGCTTGACGTAGGCCTTGTCGGTGACCCAGGAACCCTTGACGCTCGTGAGGTCGGTGCGCGCGGGTTCCGGCAGCTGGAAGGCCACTTTGGAGTGGATGTTCGCGGGCGCCTGCTCCTTGCCGGCGCCGTCGGCGGCCTTCCCGCCGCCGGTGGAACCGCCGTTGGGGCCCTGGGAACTGCCGCCCGAGCTGCTCTTGCTGTCGTCCGTCTTGCCGCCGCCGTCGTCCTTGGAGGCGAACCAGATGCCGCCGACGACGATCAGCACCACGGCGAGGGACGCCGCGATGATGATCTGCATCTGCGTGCTCAGCTTCTTGCCGCCACCGCCGCCACTGCCGCCGGGCTGAGGCTGCATGTACTGCGGCTGCATGGGCGTGGTCGGGTAGCCGTAGCCCGGCTGGGCCGGCGGCGCTCCGGCCGGAGGCGCCTGCGGGTAGCCGTAACCGGGCACCTGGCCCGGCGCCTGCGGATAGCCGTAACCGGGCTGGCCCTGCGACGGCTGGGCGGGCGGCTGCGGCTGCGGCTGCGGGTAGCCGTACGAAGGGTTCTGCGCGGGAGGCGGCGTCGGGGCTCCGAAGCCGCCGGGGGGCGGATCCTGCGGAGCACCGAACCCGCCCTGCGGCGGCTGTCCCGGCGGCTGATTCGGTGGCTGGTTCGGTGGGGGTGGTGGCTGCGTCATGGCGTACTTACCTCTGAAGAACGGGAGTTTTGTCTGACGGACTCAGCACGCGGTCACTTGCCGAAGGCCATCATGGTCTTCGTCTCCTTCTCCTCCGCGTCATTGCTGGCGCTGACGCGGCCGCTGGCGAGGAAGAACCGGCCGTCCGCGAAGACCATCTTGGCGGAGTAGAAGGAGTTCTCGATCTCGGCGGTCGAGGCCGGGTGCTGCAGCAGCACCTTCGGCGCGCCACCCGTCGGCGCGATCGTCGCGACCGCACCGCCCTTGTCGTACGACGCTCCCTTGTAGACGAGTACGTTCCCGTCCTGCATGCCCAGCGGCGTCATCGACGTGTCGCCGCCTGCGGGCGAACGCCACTTGGGCTTGCCGGTGTCGAGGCTGAACGCGACGACCTCGTTGGCCCCGCCGGCCCGGGCGGGCTCGGTCGCCATGTAGAACGTGCTCGCGTCGGCGGCGACGCCGGTGCAGCCCTCGAGGTTCTGGCCGAAGACCACGAACCCACCGCCGCAACGCGGCTGGAACTTGTCCTTGCCGCCGTCGATCTGCGAGCGCACCGTGCCGTTGTCCTTCAGCGCCACGATGGACCACTTCTTCGGCTCACGCTGCGTCAGGGAGATGACCAGCGGGCTGGCCGAGTAGACCTTGTCGATCTCCCAGCCGACCGGAGTGTTGTACGTCCACTTGGCCTTACCGGTGGCCGGGTCGACCTCCGACAGCTGCTGCTTGGGCTTGTCGTAGTCCGACGTCGGGCAGCTCGCCGCGGCGATCAGCTTGGGGCCGCCCGCGAAGGCGAACGGCTTGCAGCCGTCCGTGGGTCCCTTGAAGAGCTGCTTGCCGTCGGCCATCGAGAAGCCGTAGGAGTTTCCGGTACCGCCCGCCGCGAGGGTGTTGCCGCTGATCGACAGAGTGAAGTCGGAGAGCGAGCTGAAGGCGCCACTGGCCTTGGGAATCGGCTTCTTCCAGCCCGCCTTGCCGGTCTTGAGGTCGATCATCTGCAGATTGAGGCACTTGGACCTCTCGGTGAGGCCGTCCTTGACCCCCACGACGATCTTGCCGTCGGCCGAGGTCTGCGCGGGCGCGGAGCAGATCTCGGTGCCGAGCGGCAGGCTCCACTTCTTCTTGCCGTCGGTCGCCGAATAGCCGACGACCTCCTTGTACATGCCTTTGACGACGGTGTCGCCGACGACCCACGGGCCGAACACCTCGGCGCCGTTGCGCGGCAGGTCGACATCGTTCTTCGTCAGGAACAGGACCTTCGCCTCGCCGGGCTTGCGCCCGGCGTTGAGGTCGTCGTTGGCCTCGCGGCCGTCGCCGCTGCCGTCGCCCTGGTCGACGGACTCCGAGCCCTGCGGCTTGGGGTCGTCGCTCTTGCTGACGTTCTGCTTGTCGTTCTTCTCGTCGTCACCGCCGCTGAGGGCGAAGTAGGTGCCGCCGCCGATCACCAGCAGCGCGGCGACGGCCGCGCCGACGATGGCGCCGGGCTTGCCCTTGAAGAAGCCGCCGATGCCACCGCCGCCCCCTGGCGGGGTGGGCGCGCCCGGGTACTGCGGCTGGGCCGGGTAGCCGCCGTAGGGACCCGGCTGCTGGCCGTACGGGCCGGGCTGCTGGTACGGGCCGGGCTGCTGGCTGTACGGGCCCGGCTGGCCGGGGGCCTGCTGCGGGTAGCCGTAACCGGGCTGGGCGGGCTGCTGCTGCTGCGGATATCCGTAACCCGGAGCCGGTGCGCCGGCCGGCGGCGCGGGCGGCATCTGCGGCGGCGGCCCCTGCGGGGCGGGCGGCATCTGCGGCGGCTGCGCGGGCGGCTGAGGAGCCCCGAAGCCTCCCTGGGGAGGCTGGTTAGGCGGCTGCGGCGGCTGGTTCGGCGGCTGTGTCATGAGTGTTTACCTCTGGAAATGGGGAGATGGGAGAAGGAGTTGGGATGTCCGAATGACTCAGAACGCGGTCACTTGCCGAAGGCCATCAGTGTTTTCGTCTCCCTCTCCTCGGCATCTTTGAGCGCGCTGACACTGGTAGCGGTGAGGAAGTAGCGGCCGTCCGCATACACCGTCCGCGGTTCGGTGAAGCCGGCCCCGATCTCGGACCGCGACAGCCGCGCCGAGGGCCCGCCCCTGAAGAAGCCGGAGCCACCGCCGGGCGGGGTGGGTGCGCCCGGGTACTGCGGCTCGGTCAAGTAGCCGCTGTACGGCCCCGGCTGCTGACCGCAGGGGCGGGGCGGCCGGTCGTACGGACCCGGCGGACCGGAAGCCCGCTGCGGGTAGCCGCAGCCGGGCTGCGTGGGCGGCATCCGCGGAGGCTGGGCCGGCGGCTGAGGAAACCCGTGCCGCGAGTCCTGGGAAACGCCTGAGCCACCCTGCGGCTGTTGCTGGCCGGGCGGCTGCGTCATGCGGTACTTCCCCCTTGGTGCGGCCTACCGCTCGAGCCGGTCTCCCGCGCAGCTCCGGCGAGCGTTTGCTCCGGAAGGGAGCGATTTGGCCATGGATTCTGCTGTTTCAGGTCAGTCGAGCGGGCTTCTTTCTATCACTCGGCCCCACTCGAACAAGGGGCCGGTCCGCCCCTGTTCCCAAGGGAGGACCGGCCCGTGATGCGGTTGTTACGCGCTCTGCACGGCTTCTCTACGCCTCCTCGGCGAGTTCGAGCCAGCGCATCTCCAACTCATCGCGCTCGACGATCAGTTCACGCAGCTCCGCATCCAGTTTCGCCACCTTCCCGAAGTCCGTGGCGTTATCGGCGATTTGGGCGTGCAGGTTGGTCTCCCGGTCGGAGATCTTGTTCAGCTGCCGCTCGAGCTTCTGCAGTTCCTTCTTCGCCGCGCGGGCGTCGCCCGACGACTTGGCCGCCGGCTTCTCCCCCGCGGCCGAAGCGGGCGCCGGCGTCGGCACGGCGGCCTCGATCATCCGCTGCCTGCGCTCCAGATACTCGTCGATACCGCGCGGCAGCATCCGCAGCGTGGCGTCGCCGAGCAGCGCGAACGTCCGGTCCGTCGTCCGCTCGATGAAGAAGCGGTCGTGCGAGATGACGACCATCGAGCCCGGCCAGCCGTCGAGCAGGTCCTCGAGCTGGGTCAGCGTCTCGATGTCGAGGTCGTTGGTGGGCTCGTCGAGGAAGAGGACGTTCGGCTCGTCCATCAGCAGCCGCAGAATCTGCAGCCTGCGCCGCTCACCGCCGGAGAGGTCACCCACCGGCGTCCACTGCTTGTCCTTGGTGAAGCCGAACTGCTCGCACAGCTGGCCCGCGGTCATCTCGCGGCCCTTGCCGAGGTCGACCCGGTCGCGTACCTGCTGCACGGCCTCTAGTACCCGCAGGGCCGGGTCGAGTTCGCCGACCTCCTGGGATAGGTAGGCCAGCTTCACGGTCTTGCCGACGATGACGCGGCCGCCGACGGGCTGCTTGTCGCCGTCGCTGCGGGCCGCGTCCGCCAAGGCGCGCAGCAGCGAGGTCTTGCCGGCGCCGTTCACTCCGACGAGGCCGATACGGTCGCCGGGGCCGAGCTGCCAGGTGAGGTGCTTCAGCAGCACCTTCGGGCCTGCCTGGACGGTCACGTCCTCCAGGTCGAAGACGGTCTTGCCGAGGCGGGCGTTGGCGAACTTCCTCAGCTCAGAGGTGTCGCGCGGCGGCGGCACATCGGCGATCAGCTCGTTCGCGGCCTCGATGCGGTAACGCGGCTTGGAGGTACGGGCCGGAGCGCCGCGCCGCAGCCAGGCGAGCTCCTTGCGCATCAGGTTCTGCCGCTTGACTTCTTCCGTCGCCGCGATGCGCTCGCGCTCGGCGCGCGCGAAGACGTAGTCGCTGTAGCCGCCCTCGTACTCGTGCACCGCGCCGCGCTGGACGTCCCACATCCGCGTGCAGACCTGGTCGAGGAACCAGCGGTCGTGGGTGACGCAGACGAGCGCCGAGCGGCGCGCCTGCAGATGCTTCGCCAGCCAGGCGATGCCCTCCACGTCGAGGTGGTTGGTGGGCTCGTCGAGGACGATCAGGTCCTGCTCGGCGATGAGCAGCTTGGCGAGCGCGATCCGGCGGCGCTCACCGCCGGAGAGCGGCCCGATGACGGTGTCGAGGCCCTGTTCGAAGCCCGGCAGGTGCAGGTCGCCGAAGAGCCCGGTGAGTACGTCACGGATCTTGGCGTTGCCCGCCCACTCGTGGTCGGCGAGGTCGCCGATGACCTCGTGCCGGACGGTTGCCTCGGGGTCGAGGGAGTCGTGCTGGGTGAGCACCCCGAGCCGCAGCCCGCCGCTCTGGGTGACCCGTCCCGTGTCGGGCTCCTCCAGCTTGGCGAGCATCCGGATGAGGGTGGTCTTGCCGTCGCCGTTGCGGCCGACGACGCCGATGCGGTCTCCCTCGGACACGCCGAGGGAGACCTTGTCCAGCAGGGCACGTGTTCCGTACACCTTGCTGACTGCCTCGACATTGACGAGGTTGACGGCCATTTCACTCCTGGGACGGGGGACGGATCGACGTCCAGCGTAGTCGCCGTCCCGGGCCTGTTCCGGACAGCCGGGGATCACCGGGATCCGACTTGCCCGTGGACGGTCCGCAGACGGGCCGCGGCCGCTTTTCGGCCAACGTTTCAGCGCCTGCCTGCCGCGAGCAACCAGGACACCCCTGCTCAGCTCTCACAGGCCACACAGGTCGTACCGGACCACACCTGGGGGAGCGGGCACGTCGGGGGCGTGCCCGGCCGGTCGGCCGTGGGCTCTGACCAGTCCGATGCCATCGTGGCACTCGCAGACGAGGAACCGATGACCAGACATCCCATATCCTCTGGTACCCGCCTACGCCGTACAGCGGCCGTCGCCGCGGCACTCACCGCGGTCGCTGCCGGGACCGGGGCCGCTCCGCTCGCCAAAGCGGCGCCGACGACCACCGCACCCAAGCTCAAGCTGATCGCCGCCTCCAGCTCCGTGACACTCGACCGCTGGGAGGGCGAGCCCGGGGTTTCTCTGGACCTCGGGACGTACGTCACGGTCGACGGGGGGCCGCTGGAGTTCAAGGTGACGCGCCCGTCCTACAAGAAGCCCGTGACCGCCGCGCAGATCATCCACGAGGGGAAGAAGACGCGGACCAAGCCCCTTCCGGCGGGTCTGGTGAAGGACTTCTCCGGCCTGCCGGGCTTCCTCAAGGTGACGATCAGCAAGGCGTCCGGCGCGAAGGTGCTGGACACCACGCAGGCGTTCTGCCCGAACAGCGCGGCCGGACGGATCCGGCCGGACGCGCCGGCCACCTCGAAGTATCCCGAGGAATGCCCCAGGAACCCCTTCACGCTCGGCTCCGTGTGGGGCGTCGAGAACGGCTGGGCGGCCAACACGAGCCGGGGCGGCGCATCACAGCCGGCCGATCTGCCTCCCGGCGACTACATCGCCAAGGTCTCCGTGGCGAAGACCTACCGTGACCTGTTCGGCATGGCGGACGAGCAGAAGACGATCAAGGTGAAGGTACGGCAGATCGCCGAGGGCGGGGGCGGGCCGGCGGCCTCACGCTCGGCCCACTCGGCGATGGCCGGGCACTCGGGGCACGGCGCCGCGGCGTCGGCCCACGCGGGCCACCACGGCGTCGACGGACGCGGTGCGGACTCCCCCGCGCCGCCCGCGCTGTCGCACGCTCTGGAGGACCTCGGCAGGGCGACGCACCTGGGAGACGGTCCCGGGCACACCGACGGCTCCCGGAACGCGCCCGCGCTGAAGGCCAACGCCCACCGCCCGACCGGCCGGGCGAGCGTGCCCAACGTGCCGAAGCCGGACCTGCGTTCGCTCCCGGCATGGGATATCGCCATCTCCGACGGCGAGGACGGGGACGCCCCCGGCAAGGACTATCTGGCCTTCAGCGCCAACGTCTGGAACGCGGGCCCCGCCCCACTGGTCGTCGACGGTTTCCGCAGCCCCGGCAAGAACCTGATGGACGCCTACCAGTACTTCTACGACGCCAACGGCAAGCAGATCGGGTACACGCCCACGGGCAGCATGGAATGGGACCCGCGCGTGGGTCACGAACACTGGCACTTCAAGGACTTCGCCAGCTACCGCCTGCTGAGCGCCAACCAGGCCGAGATCGTGCGCAGCGGCAAGGAGGCCTTCTGTCTGGCCAACACCGACGCCGTCGACTACACGGTGAAGAACGCCAACTGGCACCCGAACAACACTGATCTGTCGACCGCCTGCGGCGAGCAGAACTCGGTGTCCGTGCGCGAGGTCCTCGACGTCGGCTCCGGCGACACGTACACCCAGTACCGTCCCGGACAGTCCTTCGACGTCACCGACCTGCCGAACGGCACCTACTTCATCCAGGTGATCGCCAACCCCGAACACCGCCTCCAGGAGACGAACCTGAAGAACAACGTCGCCCTGCGGAAGGTCGTTCTGGGCGGTAAGCCCGGCGCCCGCACGGTGACGGTACCTCCGCACGATCTGATCAACGCTCCCTGATCCTGGGCCCGTCGCAGCCCGGCCCACGGCCGGGCTGCGACCGGGCACATCCCTTGCGCGCGTGACCTGCGGCGGTCGCCCGGGAAGCGGCTCCTAGGAAGCGGTCCGGCGGCCTCTGCCCGCCGTCTCGACCAGCAGCCAGCCGATGAGCGCCATGGCGACGGCGACGGGCGCGGTGACGCGTACGGCGACCAGCATCGCGGACTTGCCCTGCAGCATGCCGCCGAAGCCCACCATCGACAGACCGAGCACGCCGAACAGGCAGAGCGTGATCCCAAGGGCGGCGGCGGGCCCCGATCCGCCCTTCCCCGCGGCCCCGGAGGCCGCGCTCACCGGCCGCTCGAAGGTGCGGAAGGCGGCGACGAGCAGCGCGGTCACCACGGCGGCCACGGCGATACGGAACGGGACCTGCGCCCACCAGGCGGCGGAGGCGGGGACGGGCAGCGGTATGCCGAGGGCGATCATCGCGCCGTACACGCCGAGCATCGCGGTGAGATGCCACAGGAACGCGGTCATCGCGATGCCGTTGGCGGCGACGACGGCCCGCCAGACCCGGGCCCGCTGCACGAAGCGCGTACCGGGCGTACGGAGCAGCTCCACCGCGCCGACCAGCCACAGGCCGTGGAAGAGGAGCGCGAGGGTGGGCGGGGCCATGTTGGAGACCTTCTCGCCGGGCATCCCGACCATGCTCAGGGGGTACGGGCCGAACGCGACCAGGCCCGCGGCGCCGGCGAGTCCCGCGGCCGCGAGCGCGGAGGGCATCCGGATCCGGCCGTCGGCGCGTAGGAAGCCGAGCTGGTGGACGGCGAGCCAGACGAAGGCGAAGTTCAGGAACTCGACGAACGGCACCCCGCCGAGGAAGCGCAGTCCGTCGACGAGCGCGGCACCGGCGACGAGCGCGGCAAAGGCGCCCCAGCCGTAACGCTCGTGCAGCCTCAGCAGCGGCGGCGTGAAGGCGACCATCGCCAGGTAGATCCCGATGAACCAGAGCGGCTGGGCGACCAGCCGCAGCGCTGTGCCGGTCAGCCCGGTCGAGTCACCGCCGTCGCCGAGA
This portion of the Streptomyces sp. NBC_01750 genome encodes:
- the galE gene encoding UDP-glucose 4-epimerase GalE; the protein is MPQKKYLVTGGAGYVGSVVAQHLLEAGHRVTVLDDLSTGFLEGVPADAEFIEGRIQDAAKWLDSSYDAVLHFAAFSQVGESVVNPEKYWTNNVGGTTALLAAMRYAGVRKLVFSSTAATYGEPVSTLITETDPMAPTSPYGASKLAVDHMITGEAGAHGLAAVSLRYFNVAGAYGPSGNIMCGERHDPESHLIPLVLQVALGKRESISVFGDDYPTPDGTCVRDYIHVADLAEAHLLALDAATAGEHLICNLGNGNGFSVREVIETVRRVTGHPVPEVVAPRRGGDPAVLVASAATAHRRLGWQPSRADLAGIVSDAWAFARGRENAS
- the galT gene encoding galactose-1-phosphate uridylyltransferase, which codes for MKKTSTRLADGRELLYYDSRDDAVRDAVDLRPLDPISTISEVRRDPLLGDSVAIASHRQGRTYHPPADACPLCPSRDGRLSEIPAADYDVAVFENRFPSLAGDSGRCEVVCFTSDHDASFADLGEEQASLVLEAWTDRTAELAGLPQVEQVFCFENRGAEIGVTLGHPHGQIYAYPFVTPRTALMLRSAAGHRAETGRNLFDDLVAREREQRVRVVLEGRHWVAFVPYAAHWPYEVHLYPLRRVPDLRALDDAARTEFPQIYLELLRRFDRIFGAGEPPTPYIAAWHQAPFADAGRSDFGLHLELFTVRRASGKLKFLAGSESGMSVFINDVPPETAAERLREVASE
- a CDS encoding helix-turn-helix transcriptional regulator, producing MGVRLVVVDDHRLLAEALASALKLRGHRVLAAAAPAAGAAELVVARAPEVCLMGTATPAEPGAFDPIVKIKRERPQVAVVVLGPVPSPRGIAAAFAAGASGYVRHDERIEGVERAMVKARAGEAVVAPQLLQGAFAELLNPAAQPDDEGQRLLHLLTPREVEVLVRVAEGEDTRLIAAGMGIAPSTARTHVQRVLMKLGVGSRLEAAALAARTGLLDRATTVSSPGPAAE
- a CDS encoding outer membrane protein assembly factor BamB family protein; the encoded protein is MTQPPPPPNQPPNQPPGQPPQGGFGAPQDPPPGGFGAPTPPPAQNPSYGYPQPQPQPPAQPSQGQPGYGYPQAPGQVPGYGYPQAPPAGAPPAQPGYGYPTTPMQPQYMQPQPGGSGGGGGKKLSTQMQIIIAASLAVVLIVVGGIWFASKDDGGGKTDDSKSSSGGSSQGPNGGSTGGGKAADGAGKEQAPANIHSKVAFQLPEPARTDLTSVKGSWVTDKAYVKPGVNSLVGYDAAKGTPLWTLPLAGQICAASRHLSEDNKAAIVFEAAKRTPPKNYQPCTEVGVVDLGTGKLLWSKSVTGASSGDGKVNFTEVTQSGTTVAGGGTDGGAAFDLNSGAVRWKPTANAEGCYDMGYGGGPALVAARKCGSYDNPQVIIQGLNPANGTPLFSYKMPPGVGYASVISTKPLVVAADVGDTGSGGISDFFSLDDKGALRAKISATGDKFQARCGSTEVETCQKAVVGNGRLYLPTADHEGTGEYGDTNEIVSYDLATGKPTSDRADAGDRYTMFPIRMDGGNIIAYKWPPYDKGGQIVSIDGSTFKQTVLMDNPADKAVREAETSFSTDFAEYRYANGRLYVGAVLMSKPSSSSSSFGKKYLAVAFSTAD
- a CDS encoding PQQ-binding-like beta-propeller repeat protein; this translates as MTQPPNQPPQPPNQPPQGGFGAPQPPAQPPQMPPAPQGPPPQMPPAPPAGAPAPGYGYPQQQQPAQPGYGYPQQAPGQPGPYSQQPGPYQQPGPYGQQPGPYGGYPAQPQYPGAPTPPGGGGGIGGFFKGKPGAIVGAAVAALLVIGGGTYFALSGGDDEKNDKQNVSKSDDPKPQGSESVDQGDGSGDGREANDDLNAGRKPGEAKVLFLTKNDVDLPRNGAEVFGPWVVGDTVVKGMYKEVVGYSATDGKKKWSLPLGTEICSAPAQTSADGKIVVGVKDGLTERSKCLNLQMIDLKTGKAGWKKPIPKASGAFSSLSDFTLSISGNTLAAGGTGNSYGFSMADGKQLFKGPTDGCKPFAFAGGPKLIAAASCPTSDYDKPKQQLSEVDPATGKAKWTYNTPVGWEIDKVYSASPLVISLTQREPKKWSIVALKDNGTVRSQIDGGKDKFQPRCGGGFVVFGQNLEGCTGVAADASTFYMATEPARAGGANEVVAFSLDTGKPKWRSPAGGDTSMTPLGMQDGNVLVYKGASYDKGGAVATIAPTGGAPKVLLQHPASTAEIENSFYSAKMVFADGRFFLASGRVSASNDAEEKETKTMMAFGK
- a CDS encoding ABC-F family ATP-binding cassette domain-containing protein, which encodes MAVNLVNVEAVSKVYGTRALLDKVSLGVSEGDRIGVVGRNGDGKTTLIRMLAKLEEPDTGRVTQSGGLRLGVLTQHDSLDPEATVRHEVIGDLADHEWAGNAKIRDVLTGLFGDLHLPGFEQGLDTVIGPLSGGERRRIALAKLLIAEQDLIVLDEPTNHLDVEGIAWLAKHLQARRSALVCVTHDRWFLDQVCTRMWDVQRGAVHEYEGGYSDYVFARAERERIAATEEVKRQNLMRKELAWLRRGAPARTSKPRYRIEAANELIADVPPPRDTSELRKFANARLGKTVFDLEDVTVQAGPKVLLKHLTWQLGPGDRIGLVGVNGAGKTSLLRALADAARSDGDKQPVGGRVIVGKTVKLAYLSQEVGELDPALRVLEAVQQVRDRVDLGKGREMTAGQLCEQFGFTKDKQWTPVGDLSGGERRRLQILRLLMDEPNVLFLDEPTNDLDIETLTQLEDLLDGWPGSMVVISHDRFFIERTTDRTFALLGDATLRMLPRGIDEYLERRQRMIEAAVPTPAPASAAGEKPAAKSSGDARAAKKELQKLERQLNKISDRETNLHAQIADNATDFGKVAKLDAELRELIVERDELEMRWLELAEEA